From Luteolibacter arcticus, one genomic window encodes:
- a CDS encoding rhomboid family intramembrane serine protease, whose product MTPDAELPVWAREDAFPEAGPGWGWVDRKGRRVAVEGFEELSQAIVEDAGARVDLVWTPDARGWVLPEEIPALHPALREARLRWARWEIGEGKRQMGIFAAAFAVVMGFHWYRGEGMFSSGTLGLALLLFFIFGFLPWYQGHKRLRKARKWAAGEMAEDAPVLRFETWLSIQPAPVTRLLLGLMVLVGLVQIYVEWSSKMPSQLGMVSVDRAALTKLSGRPGDWWRLLTGPFLHGHWLHWLMNASALAYLGKRVEVFARWPHVALAFLISMWIGGEASARFMTKASVGISGGLMGLLGFLLVFESMHRLLVPESARRRLLAGIVMTAVLGYAFRHFIDNAAHAGGLVAGMIYAAMVFPKSSSPHRPRTTSADLIFGGAAVGLLVASALLACMKMLG is encoded by the coding sequence ATGACTCCTGATGCCGAGCTTCCCGTCTGGGCGCGCGAAGACGCCTTCCCGGAAGCCGGCCCCGGTTGGGGCTGGGTGGACCGCAAGGGCCGCCGGGTGGCGGTCGAGGGCTTCGAGGAACTCTCCCAAGCCATCGTCGAGGACGCCGGTGCGAGGGTCGATCTGGTGTGGACGCCGGACGCCCGCGGCTGGGTGCTGCCCGAGGAAATCCCGGCGCTCCATCCCGCGCTACGCGAAGCCCGCCTCCGCTGGGCCAGATGGGAGATCGGGGAGGGAAAGCGGCAGATGGGGATTTTCGCCGCGGCATTCGCCGTGGTGATGGGGTTTCATTGGTATCGCGGCGAGGGCATGTTCTCCAGCGGCACGCTCGGGCTGGCGCTGTTGCTGTTCTTCATCTTCGGCTTCCTGCCGTGGTATCAGGGACACAAGCGGCTGCGGAAGGCGCGGAAATGGGCGGCCGGGGAGATGGCGGAGGATGCGCCGGTGCTGCGCTTCGAAACGTGGCTGTCCATCCAGCCGGCACCCGTGACCCGGCTCCTGCTGGGGCTGATGGTGCTGGTGGGCTTGGTGCAGATCTACGTCGAGTGGAGTTCCAAGATGCCTTCCCAGCTCGGAATGGTCAGCGTGGATCGGGCGGCTTTGACCAAGCTCTCCGGGCGGCCGGGCGACTGGTGGCGATTGCTCACCGGGCCCTTCCTCCACGGCCACTGGTTGCACTGGCTGATGAATGCCTCGGCGCTGGCTTACCTCGGCAAGCGGGTCGAGGTGTTTGCCCGGTGGCCGCACGTGGCGCTCGCGTTCCTGATCTCGATGTGGATCGGCGGCGAGGCGTCGGCCCGCTTCATGACCAAGGCTTCGGTCGGCATTTCGGGCGGGCTCATGGGCTTGCTCGGCTTCCTGCTCGTCTTCGAGTCGATGCACCGCTTGCTGGTGCCGGAAAGCGCGCGTCGGCGTTTGCTCGCGGGCATCGTGATGACCGCCGTGCTCGGCTATGCGTTCCGCCACTTCATCGACAATGCCGCCCACGCTGGCGGCCTCGTGGCTGGCATGATTTACGCCGCGATGGTGTTTCCGAAATCCTCGTCGCCCCATCGTCCTCGGACGACCTCCGCCGATCTCATCTTCGGCGGCGCGGCGGTCGGGCTGCTGGTGGCCTCGGCGCTGCTGGCGTGCATGAAGATGCTGGGATAA
- a CDS encoding addiction module protein, producing MKMDYAELFKLSRAERIELVEDLWDSLADEPLEEVGEEKRNELIARRSKFRANPESGLSWDQVKARSTEVQEMRP from the coding sequence ATGAAGATGGACTACGCCGAACTCTTCAAACTGAGCCGGGCCGAGCGCATCGAATTGGTCGAAGACCTTTGGGACAGCCTCGCCGACGAGCCCCTTGAAGAGGTCGGTGAGGAGAAACGGAACGAACTCATCGCGCGGCGAAGCAAGTTCCGGGCGAACCCCGAGTCCGGTCTTTCATGGGATCAGGTGAAGGCGCGCTCGACAGAAGTGCAAGAGATGAGGCCCTGA
- a CDS encoding KpsF/GutQ family sugar-phosphate isomerase has protein sequence MEFLAKARQVIEIETVALQGMAARLDGGFTRAVEMLKDTLDRRGKIVVVGIGKSGNIGHKIAATLNSTGATAVVLNSQNALHGDLGILSDGDAVLMLSYSGETAELLDLLPHVKRFGVQVIALTGKPASTLGEHSDVVLDTSVDREACPMNLAPTSSSTAMLVMGDALAMVLLEARGFTEKQFARYHPGGALGRALLTRVSDIMRAGEQLAQVADGSTVREALVAMTKARSGACVVTAADGKLGGIFTHGDFARCYQADPHVGDRPVAEFMTRKPISVDADSLAVEAVQTIGSHRVDDVVVLDAEGRAVGLVDTQDLARLKIV, from the coding sequence ATGGAGTTTCTGGCGAAGGCACGGCAAGTCATCGAGATCGAGACCGTTGCGCTGCAAGGGATGGCGGCGCGGCTCGACGGCGGCTTCACCCGCGCCGTGGAAATGCTCAAGGACACCCTCGACCGCCGCGGCAAGATCGTCGTCGTCGGCATCGGGAAGTCCGGGAACATCGGCCACAAGATCGCCGCCACGCTGAACTCCACCGGCGCGACCGCCGTGGTGCTCAATTCCCAAAATGCCCTCCACGGCGACCTCGGCATCCTTTCCGATGGCGATGCGGTGCTGATGCTCTCCTACTCCGGCGAGACCGCCGAGCTGCTTGACCTACTGCCGCACGTGAAGCGCTTCGGCGTCCAAGTCATCGCCCTCACCGGCAAGCCGGCCTCGACCCTCGGCGAGCACAGCGACGTGGTGCTCGATACCTCCGTGGACCGCGAGGCTTGCCCGATGAATCTCGCGCCGACCTCCTCCTCCACCGCCATGCTGGTGATGGGTGACGCGCTGGCGATGGTCCTGCTCGAGGCGCGCGGCTTCACCGAGAAGCAATTCGCGCGCTACCATCCCGGCGGGGCGCTCGGCCGCGCTTTGTTGACCCGCGTCTCCGACATCATGCGCGCCGGGGAGCAGCTCGCCCAAGTCGCCGACGGTTCCACGGTCCGCGAGGCACTGGTCGCGATGACCAAGGCCCGATCCGGTGCGTGTGTCGTCACGGCCGCAGATGGCAAGCTGGGCGGCATCTTCACCCACGGCGATTTCGCCCGCTGCTATCAAGCCGACCCGCACGTCGGCGACCGGCCGGTGGCGGAGTTCATGACCCGCAAGCCGATCAGCGTGGACGCCGATTCACTGGCGGTCGAGGCGGTGCAAACGATCGGCTCGCATCGCGTGGACGACGTGGTGGTGCTCGATGCGGAAGGCCGCGCGGTCGGCCTCGTGGACACCCAGGACCTGGCGCGCCTCAAGATCGTTTGA
- a CDS encoding anti-sigma factor family protein — protein MSELPVHPPDADELTELFARFLDQRLDEAGHQRLEELLREDPSARDRFAQRLLFDADLKEALEPSELEWLETRRVVLARRDGRPAMEIQRSQELRVGPRSRLDRPDPKQRRRIFAVVGGVCALAIAVAAAVLLPGFLHPVDAPVLRNPGFETTDLSLNPTGSTSALIDWQDYFTTQDVDLCEVARVTEGRIYARSGRNVARMKRGAYLTQRLRDKNGNPITAQPGARYVLTGWTYAESTALPVLRSALRVVASGRPAMIQYEAANQQLQLSTEPGWQALRIEFDLGENLERMPSDVMVEQRPPVLNLKDRELTLSIDSRGEKDSVFYLDDLSLDVKEQP, from the coding sequence ATGAGCGAACTGCCCGTCCATCCTCCCGATGCCGACGAGCTCACCGAGCTCTTCGCCAGATTCCTCGACCAACGTCTCGATGAGGCGGGACACCAGCGCCTGGAGGAGTTGCTTCGCGAAGATCCCTCCGCCCGCGACCGCTTTGCCCAGCGACTCCTCTTCGACGCGGACCTGAAGGAGGCCCTCGAACCCAGCGAACTCGAATGGCTCGAAACCCGCCGAGTGGTCCTGGCCCGGCGGGACGGCCGGCCCGCGATGGAAATCCAGCGCAGCCAGGAACTCCGCGTCGGACCGCGGAGCCGCTTGGACCGCCCCGACCCCAAGCAACGCCGCCGCATTTTCGCGGTCGTCGGCGGGGTTTGCGCGCTTGCCATCGCGGTCGCCGCGGCAGTCCTGCTCCCGGGATTCCTTCATCCCGTGGACGCACCGGTCCTGAGAAATCCCGGCTTCGAAACCACCGACCTCTCGCTGAATCCCACGGGCAGCACCTCCGCGCTCATCGACTGGCAGGACTATTTCACCACGCAGGACGTCGACCTTTGCGAAGTTGCCCGCGTCACCGAAGGAAGGATCTACGCCAGATCCGGCCGGAACGTCGCGCGGATGAAGAGAGGAGCCTATCTCACCCAGCGACTGCGGGATAAAAATGGCAATCCCATCACTGCCCAACCGGGTGCCCGCTACGTGCTGACCGGCTGGACCTACGCCGAAAGCACCGCGCTGCCAGTCCTCCGCTCCGCCCTCCGCGTGGTCGCCAGCGGACGTCCCGCGATGATCCAGTACGAAGCCGCGAACCAACAGCTCCAGCTTTCCACGGAGCCCGGCTGGCAGGCGCTCCGCATCGAGTTCGACCTCGGCGAAAATCTCGAGCGCATGCCCAGCGACGTAATGGTTGAACAGCGGCCTCCTGTCCTCAACCTCAAGGACCGCGAACTGACCCTCTCCATCGACTCGCGCGGGGAGAAGGACTCGGTGTTCTACCTCGACGACCTCTCACTGGACGTGAAAGAGCAGCCCTGA